In a genomic window of Quercus lobata isolate SW786 chromosome 4, ValleyOak3.0 Primary Assembly, whole genome shotgun sequence:
- the LOC115984441 gene encoding uncharacterized protein LOC115984441 has translation MAVHSRDEALMCKVFPYSLGPMAMRWFDSLKPNSINSFKQLTQAFDSCFITSSRVPRPLDSLLSLSMREGETLKAYLDRYWEMYNEIEGNYDGVAISTFKRSLPTEHGLRKSLTGKPITSVHQLMDRINKYKRVKEDQQTGNGKAKVVP, from the coding sequence atggccgTCCATTCTAGGGACGAGGCgttgatgtgcaaagtgtttCCTTACAGTTTGGGacccatggcgatgagatggttcgataGTCTCAAGCCAAACTCCATAAACTCTTTTAAGCAGCTGACACAAGCTTTCGATTCTTGCTTCATAACTAGCAGCAGGGTCCCTCGGCCCCTAGACTCCCTcctgtccttgtccatgcgagaaggagAGACCCTAAAGGCCTACTTAGACAGATATtgggaaatgtataatgagatagagggaAATTACGATGGCGTCGCCATTAGCACATTCAAAAGGAGCCTGCCGACAGAGCATGGTTTAAGAAAGTCCTTGACTGGGAAACCGATCACCAGTGTGCACCAACTCATGGACAGAATCAACAAGTATAAGAGAGTCAAAGAAGACCAACAGACGGGAAACGGCaaagcgaaggttgtcccttag
- the LOC115984442 gene encoding uncharacterized protein LOC115984442 — MSSPEANEVLFAYIAVAPHAVSLVLIREDNSTQRPIYYVSKSLHEAEICYLPLEKAVLAIVQATRQLPHYFQAHTVVVLTQLPLRSILRNADYKGRIAKWGTILGAFDIRYMPRTIVKGQVLTDLVVEFAEPTSEGGGGPLNPNEKLIGTVSQQEPTGWKAYVDGTANQKGSGVGLVLVSLEGITIEKSLRLSFSTTNNEAEYEALLEGMSMIQKLGGKSINMFSDSRLVVGQVNGELKARDERMQEYLVQVKRLRAHFNHFSLMHVSRSGNTHADSLATLATSSAQPLPRVILVEDLYRPTMARTDLVRVHSVRAGPSWMDPLVLFLKNDTLPEDKNKADKIRRKASRFWLSEDSKLYKRSFSGPHLLRMHPDATELILEELHEGICGSHTGGRSLSHRAITQGY, encoded by the coding sequence atgtccagtcctgaaGCCAACGAGGTGCTATTCGCCTATATTGCGGTAGCCCCTCACGCAGTGAGTCTAGTGCTAATCCGGGAGGACAACAGCACACAACGGCCCATCTACTACGTAAGCAAATCGTTGCACGAGGCAGAGATCTGTTACCTCCCCCTCGAAAAGGCCGTCCTGGCAATCGTACAAGCCACACGACAGCTCCCCCACTACTTCCAAGCACATACTGTTGTTGTACTAACCCAACTCCCGCTCAGATCAATACTCCGGAATGCCGACTACAAGGGCAGAATAGCAAAGTGGGGGACGATTCTAGGCGCTTTCGACATTaggtacatgcctcgcaccaTTGTGAAGGGTCAGGTTCTCACAGATTTGGTAGTTGAGTTTGCCGAACCCACATCAGAAGGAGGAGGAGGGCCACTAAACCCAAACGAAAAACTGATTGGCACAGTCTCTCAGCAAGAGCCCACTGGTTGGAAAGCATACGTCGACGGCACGGCCAACCAAAAGGGCTCAGGGGTGGGGCTCGTCCTAGTTTCCCTTGAGGGGATTACCATcgaaaaatcattaaggctgAGCTTCTCTACCACGAATAACGAAGCAGAATATGAGGCATTATTGGAAGGAATGTCAATGATCCAGAAACTGGGTGGGAAGTCCATAAACATGTTCTCAGACTCAAGACTTGTCGTGGGACAAGTAAATGGAGAATTAAAGGCgagggatgaaagaatgcaagagtacctaGTCCAAGTCAAGCGCTTGCGGGCGCATTTCAATCACTTCAGCCTAATGCACGTATCTAGGAGTGGGAACACCCATGCTGACTCCCTTGCAACGCTcgccacctcctcggctcaaCCACTTCCTCGAGTCATACTCGTAGAAGATCTATACAGGCCAACGATGGCGAGAACCGACTTGGTACGGGTCCACAGCGTCAGGGCagggcctagctggatggatccttTAGTACTATTTTTAAAGAACGACACCTTACCAGAAGATAAGAACAAGGCCGACAAGATTAGAAGAAAAGCTTCTCGATTCTGGCTGTCCGAGGACTCCAAACTGTATAAGCGCTCATTTTCAGGACCGCACTTGCTACGCATGCACCCAGATGCCACTGAACTTATCCTGGAGGAATTGCACGAAGGAATTTGTGGGAGCCATACGGGGGGTAGGTCTCTGTCCCATAGGGCCATAACACAAGGTTATTAG